The following are encoded in a window of Psilocybe cubensis strain MGC-MH-2018 chromosome 4, whole genome shotgun sequence genomic DNA:
- a CDS encoding RNA polymerase I-specific transcription initiation factor rrn3, whose protein sequence is MIPTFLVAVPTCSLPPKKYKDMDPHSRRSQFNHRTPKAGPLSRNIDSMPPQPSQKPESSKVPPPRKTASHSSATTNLLIRRPIATNSRVKQDEMFKRDMYLSVVTNALQQKANGVSDTFDELVSQFNISPSSSSQHSSQFDPAQIRLWLLALSHVVSRLEKTHSALVDAIVNMPWTTFDSATVKSFTVFIGMLLSARPEYLSLVLAKIAHGFTYQSGLQALDAGIPSTSSAPLTRRVIYDRVHFLLRHILSLVPTLPSTLQPLLVRHFPHKRQNQVAQTTYIRNLLRVSGYCPELADKILATIVDRAIQIDVEIQIELEELEEEENEGDEDVFELDPFDIVLGQEVSSSASDTDDSDDESDDNFSDLSSEAGDMDDFDLSRRIEVPMNVKHIQEMVKKLDAILTLLFEHFERSKGASSISTDSRPMSPLELPPLPPLESNPLTPTDFLSSRQSLDLTASTEISAPTTETSSSKVKLSKLSGTKTSLHSQFQSLLSIFDRTILRTFKSRYTQFLVFWFASLDPEFADIFQGMLVERALMPSSGGFSPHTHNDSFGDGEESTSNSQPHTMTPELTRAAAASYIGSFVSRATFVDRDGTRRVVSVLCEYLRSHLDGVEADVRLGLGFGSESAPSSVNAAAALSAILASGQHTVFYAVTQAVFLIFCFRWRDLLGGDDDLDDSYVDLDLDLDGRTRKTPAKDKWMPELSVLKRVVTSILNPLKVCSSNVVMQFARVAQATDFIYCYTMLEMNKRNDMSFASISGTSASGPRPRLSNGSSESLLSSLTLLQAKLLYQPANAELNTFFPFDPYRLPKSNAFIQGVYREWSSVAIESDDDDDDESDVDEEEDQLSSDQYDDFRSGGLDVPREKNAQKSDDDGGLGESLGAMSISPARMSISVSMRG, encoded by the exons ATGATTCCCACTTTTTTGGTCGCGGTCCCGACAtgttctcttcctcccaaaaaatacaaagacATGGATCCTCATTCACGGCGGTCTCAATTCAACCACAGAACCCCGAAAGCAGGTCCATTGTCGAGGAATATCGATTCCATGCCTCCACAGCCCTCCCAGAAACCAGAGTCCTCCAAGGTGCCTCCTCCACGAAAGACAGCGTCCCACTCGTCTGCCACCACAAATCTCCTCATTCGACGACCGATCGCAACAAACTCCCGTGTCAAAcaagatgagatgttcaagCGCGATATGTATCTATCAGTGGTCACAAATGCGCTCCAACAAAAGGCAAAC GGCGTGTCAGATACTTTCGATGAACTCGTTTCCCAATTCAATATCTCGCCATCGTCCTCATCTCAGCACTCAAGCCAATTTGATCCTGCACAGATCCGTCTGTGGCTATTAGCCCTCTCACATGTCGTGTCTCGCCTGGAAAAGACACATTCAGCACTCGTCGATGCCATCGTGAATATGCCATGGACAACTTTTGACAGCGCCACCGTGAAGTCGTTCACCGTCTTCATTGGTATGCTCCTGAGTGCTAGGCCGGAATATCTTTCCCTCGTGTTGGCCAAGATTGCACATGGCTTTACATACC AATCTGGACTACAAGCCCTCGATGCTGGTATACCATCTACCTCGAGTGCCCCGTTGACCCGCAGAGTAATTTACGACAGAGTGCATTTCCTTCTCAGGCATATCCTGTCCCTCGTGCCGACCTTACCTTCTACCCTCCAACCTCTTCTCGTTCGCCACTTTCCCCACAAAAGACAAAATCAGGTAGCACAAACGACTTATATTCGAAATTTGCTCCGGGTGTCAGGATACTGTCCAGAGCTAGCCGATAAAATCCTTGCCACCATTGTGGATCGTGCCATCCAAATTGAC GTTGAAATTCAgattgaacttgaagaattggaggaagaggagaatgAGGGCGACGAAGATGTGTTTGAACTGGACCCTTTCGACATCGTACTCGGCCAAGAAGTCTCTTCCTCGGCATCGGACACAGACGACTCTGATGATGAAAGCGACGACAACTTCAGTGATCTTTCTTCTGAAGCGGGAGACATGGACGATTTTGATCTGTCACGCCGTATCGAAGTGCCCATGAACGTCAAGCATATTCAAGAAATGGTGAAAAAACTGGACGCCATTTTAACATTGCTTTTCGAACATTTTGAGAGGAGTAAAGGTGCTAGTAGCATTAGTACAGATTCACGGCCCATGTCACCTCTTGAATTGCCACCACTACCCCCTCTCGAATCGAACCCTTTAACACCAACCGATTTTCTATCAAGCAGACAATCTCTTGATCTCACTGCTTCTACTGAGATTTCTGCTCCTACCACAGAGACAAGTTCTTCCAAGGTCAAACTATCGAAATTATCCGGAACTAAAACATCCTTACATTCACAATTCCAATCTCTATTATCCATCTTTGACCGCACGATTTTGCGTACCTTCAAATCGCGCTATACACAATTTCTCGTTTTCTGGTTTGCGTCTCTTGACCCCGAATTCGCGGATATCTTTCAGGGTATGTTGGTTGAGCGTGCTTTGATGCCTTCCTCTGGTGGATTCTCTCCCCATACCCATAACGACTCTTTTGGAGACGGTGAAGAGTCCACCTCCAACAGTCAACCACACACAATGACCCCCGAACTAACACGGGCAGCTGCTGCGTCATATATTGGCAGTTTTGTCAGTCGCGCCACCTTCGTCGATCGGGATGGAACACGTCGTGTTGTCAGCGTGCTGTGTGAGTACCTTCGGAGTCATCTGGACGGCGTCGAAGCGGATGTCAGATTGGGGCTTGGGTTCGGATCGGAGTCTGCGCCGTCGAGTGTgaatgctgctgctgcactcAGTGCAATATTAGCGTCTGGACAACACACCGTATTTTATGCCGTCACCCAGGCTGTCTTTCTTATTTTCTGTTTCCGATGGCGAGATTTGTTAGGCGGTGATGACGATCTGGACGACTCGTACGTGGATTTGGATCTGGACTTGGATGGAAGAACGAGGAAGACACCTGCAAAAGACAAATGGATGCCAGAGCTTAGTGTGCTAAAGAGAGTCGTCACCTCGATCTTGAATCCCCTCAAG GTTTGCTCATCTAACGTTGTTATGCAATTTGCACGGGTAGCGCAAGCAACCGATTTTATCTACTGCTACACTATGCTCGAGATGAACAAGCGCAACGACATGTCCTTCGCGTCTATATCAGGCACTTCCGCATCTGGACCTCGTCCACGGCTCTCCAATGGCTCGTCTGAAAGCCTTTTGTCCTCATTGACCCTGCTACAAGCAAAGTTGCTGTATCAACCTGCCAATGCCGAACTAAACACATTCTTCCCATTCGACCCGTATCGTCTACCTAaatcaaatgctttcattcAGGGTGTATACCGGGAATGGTCGTCTGTGGCTATCGAaagcgatgacgatgacgatgatgaatcTGAcgtggatgaagaagaggatcaGTTGTCCAGCGATCAGTATGATGATTTCAGAAGCGGTGGGCTGGATGTACCCAGGGAGAAGAATGCTCAGAAATCTGACGATGATGGGGGGCTCGGGGAGTCGCTCGGCGCGATGAGCATCAGTCCAGCTCGCATGTCAATATCAGTGAGCATGAGAGGTTGA
- a CDS encoding NADH dehydrogenase [ubiquinone] 1 beta subcomplex subunit 9 — MSSPATAFSSAHRLYVKSLYRRSLKNALDWTIRRDLWRAEAMQIRAEFEANRDIHDPRLLARVLEQAEARLAEFKHPDPVIAPTAPGGTKWERNLPPSTAPVYDHEAGGHH; from the exons ATGTCGTCCCCGGCCACCGCATTTTCTTCAGCACACAGACTCTATGTCAAGTCCCTCTACAGACGCTCCCTCAAGAATGCCTTAGACTGGACCATTAGACGCGATCTTTGGAGGGCGGAGGCCATGCAAATCAGAGCCGAGTTCGAGGCCAACCG AGACATACACGATCCCAGGTTGCTTGCCCGAGTTTTGGAACAGGCTGAGGCCCGTCTGGCCGAGTTCAAGCACCCTGACCCAGTTATTG CACCGACCGCTCCCGGTGGTACGAAATG GGAACGCAACCTACCG CCTAGCACAGCACCAGTGTACGACCACGAGGCGGGGGGACACCACTAG
- a CDS encoding Nuclear elongation and deformation protein 1 has product MNYIRGAVSAISAPYQYYKDLPPINPSTLTGAIDVIVIRRPTDNGESELVCSPFHVRFGKWQVLRPSEKKVNVFVNGNPIPFNMKIGEAGEAFFVFETDDDVPEDLITSPILQPTMPDETPTGNASNQDPVDTDRFAAKQDEESQNLQAPSDSVESELGSTRVEPDFLDLDGRTQEEDTSPDDVRTTPKQKHNLPSALRKSGSRATINQSSVTSLPSPPPSPGYEIERSRTPAMEAQDARVDVALKRLNSEVHVPEVEYHHDVTLDMEGYKSGYHDRIASDKTVRSSGSLSPSKPNSKEQVAFPRKTDSSTPSLPSDTPYLVLPHTQSSIQSSSVSSPSPSPSPTSAGSRSPIASAQPFFRATSEPPPDIESENEPVTSFSLSPQTQAGEHQMPVQEYSWEWGAFPQPSPRKASFGKGGRIELPHWRSAVRSKSGFNDKKGGSIFLELPPMASRFGNGIPEDGMDEIILRIPGGNGSTGRSRSVPPRYLDNSAKNERKGSREYKEYEDANSPGEENEERGRSARFWEKQVVGSSEPEEDSNTNGVYGVGGTLSPSKNDPTMFVLSIEGRKIGFQLSLVPLGEISESSKDTSKTKQRFQDEFEVARQFDRFRVDWPRFIEDESIVSDPRLVIRWAGNHQYITRSDGSPLMDSLIIWRSSVIRKRESGDSLRPVSPPPPPAETSVVSEDELSYEPSEQKSHGRAKSESPSAADIRQQDEKAEPASQGQGSAPKPTSSSWVQWWNRSRRKDASDAKGYSNVLNPKNDTSTSSLPLPASNTFLKDNRKSISEDVVTKSSAASAFMQQTPDGGLRPSHAKSPSDAASVHSSSPPNPPIPSKRFAKTLRLTSDQLKSLNLRSGPNSITFSLSASGAIAATARIFVWDSTDLVVISDIDGTITKSDGLGHVFAMIGRDWTHLGVAKLYTDITRNGYKIMYLTSRAIGQADATRDYLKGIKQNNYQLPEGPVIMSPDRLMASLHREVIMRKPELFKMACLRDIQRLFGESARNPFYAGFGNRITDALSYRSVNVPSARIFTIDSSGEVKMELLELAGYKSSYIHMTDLVDQMFPPIHRKWTPEYTDFNYWKTPVQDFPLPDMSPPSPALSARSDTSNQSALARLRNFSLGANNNPRPYATDSQPLSSGDGYRSSHLRQMSSFEKLSSTLGFMTRVNGDPYRRSASPESSSSYIESDDEDDEGELGVDGQRRKRNRRRSMTSMPGTLDESHFGMDEDDGEEGEQHVGHEDDDDEGAYEGEENPEEEAEEAFDDDLLAAGEMQNVPFL; this is encoded by the exons aTGAACTATATTCGCGGCGCAGTCAGCGCAATAAGCGCCCCGTACCAGTACTACAAAGATCTCCCCCCAATTAACCCCTCCACCCTGACCGGTGCCATCGACGTCATTGTCATCCGTCGACCTACAGACAACGGCGAATCTGAATTGGTTTGTTCCCCGTTTCACGTACGCTTCGGTAAATGGCAGGTCTTGAGACCAAGTGAGAAGAAAGTCAATGTCTTTGTCAATGGAAACCCAATTCCGTTCAATATGAAGATTGGTGAGGCTGGCGAGGCCTTCTTTGTTTTCGAgaccgacgacgacgtcCCCGAGGATCTTATAACCTCACCTATTCTGCAGCCCACCATGCCTGACGAAACACCGACTGGAAATGCATCGAACCAAGATCCTGTTGACACAGACCGCTTCGCCGCCAAGCAAGATGAGGAGTCACAGAATCTCCAAGCACCATCAGACTCGGTCGAGAGTGAACTCGGAAGCACGCGCGTCGAACCCGACTTTCTTGACCTCGACGGAAGAACACAGGAAGAAGATACTAGTCCAGATGACGTGCGTACTACTCCGAAGCAAAAACACAACCTCCCCTCTGCGTTGCGGAAAAGTGGGTCTCGGGCGACTATAAATCAGAGTTCCGTTACGTCTTTGCCGtcccctcctccatcccCAGGTTATGAAATTGAGCGATCGCGTACGCCAGCCATGGAGGCACAAGACGCACGCGTCGACGTAGCTCTTAAGAGGCTCAATTCGGAGGTTCATGTTCCTGAAGTGGAGTACCACCATG ATGTTACTCTCGACATGGAGGGATATAAATCAGGATACCATGACCGTATAGCATCTGACAAAACGGTCAGATCCTCTGgttctctttctccctcAAAGCCGAATTCGAAAGAACAAGTCGCATTTCCTCGGAAAACGGATTCCTCGACACCATCCCTCCCATCAGATACACCATATCTTGTTCTCCCGCATACGCAATCTTCAATACAGTCATCGTCTGTATCTTCGCCATCTCCCTCACCATCCCCAACTTCAGCAGGATCGCGTTCGCCTATTGCTTCAGCCCAACCATTTTTCCGTGCAACATCTGAACCACCTCCAGATATTGAATCTGAGAATGAACCGGTAAcatccttctccctctctcctCAAACTCAAGCTGGCGAGCATCAAATGCCTGTACAAGAATACTCTTGGGAATGGGGTGCATTTCCACAGCCATCTCCTCGAAAAGCCTCGTTTGGGAAGGGCGGTAGAATCGAATTACCACATTGGCGTTCAGCAGTCAGGTCTAAAAGTGGATTTAACGACAAGAAGGGAGGTTCAATTTTTCTGGAATTGCCCCCTATGGCTAGCAGATTTGGGAATGGAATACCTGAGGACGGCATGGATGAGATTATTCTGAGGATACCGGGTGGAAATGGCAGCACAGGACGTAGTAGAAGTGTTCCACCACGTTATTTGGACAATTCGGCGAAGAACGAGCGAAAAGGAAGTCGAGAGTATAAAGAATATGAGGATGCCAATAGTCCAggtgaagaaaatgaagaaaggGGAAGAAGCGCCCGCTTTTGGGAGAAGCAAGTTGTAGGGTCATCAGAACCTGAAGAAGACAGCAATACCAACGGTGTGTATGGAGTAGGAGGGACATTGAGCCCAAGTAAGAATGACCCTACAATGTTTGTGCTCAGCATTGAAGGCAGAAAAATCGGGTTTCAATTAAGCTTGGTTCCTCTTGGTGAAATATCCGAGTCTAGCAAGGATACTAGCAAGACGAAGCAAAGATTCCAAGACGAGTTTGAGGTAGCAAGACAATTTGATCGCTTCCGAGTAGATTGGCCAAGGTTTATTGAGGACGAAAGTATAGTCAGCGACCCACGACTAGTTATTCGGTGGGCAGGCAATCATCA GTATATTACCCGAAGTGATGGGTCTCCACTCATGGATTCTCTCATAATATGGCGGTCGTCGGTTATCCGCAAACGTGAATCAGGCGATTCTCTTCGTCCAGTCTCTCCCCCACCACCGCCTGCAGAGACAAGTGTTGTCAGCGAGGACGAATTGTCATATGAACCCTCAGAGCAGAAGTCGCACGGGCGAGCAAAGTCGGAATCTCCTTCAGCTGCTGATATACGGCAGCAAGACGAGAAAGCTGAACCAGCCTCCCAAGGCCAAGGTTCTGCACCCAAACCGACGTCCTCGTCATGGGTGCAATGGTGGAATAGGAGTCGCAGAAAGGATGCCTCTGATGCCAAAGGATATAGTAATGTTCTAAACCCC AAAAATGACACCTCCACATCGTCGTTACCCCTTCCAGCTAGCAATACTTTCCTCAAAGACAACCGGAAGAGTATTTCAGAAGACGTTGTAACAAAATCTAGTGCGGCTTCAGCATTCATGCAACAAACTCCCGATGGCGGTCTTCGTCCTTCGCATGCCAAATCACCCAGCGATGCTGCTTCTGTTCATTCATCAAGTCCGCCAAATCCACCAATTCCCTCCAAAAGATTTGCTAAGACCCTGAGACTGACGTCAGACCAACTC AAATCGCTCAATCTGAGGTCAGGTCCTAATTCCATCACATTTTCTCTATCAGCTTCCGGTGCAATCGCAGCCACTGCTCGGATTTTTGTCTGGGATTCAACGGACCTTGTCGTCATTTCTGACATTGACGGCACAATCACCAA GTCCGATGGGCTTGGACACGTTTTTGCAATGATTGGGCGAGACTGGACCCATCTCGGTGTAGCAAAGCTTTACACTGATATAACTCGGAACGGCTATAAAATAATGTATCTCACTTCTCGAGCTATTGGACAGGCAGATGCCACACGAGATTATCTTAAGGGTATCAAACAAAATAACTATCAACTTCCCGAAGGACCAGTAATTATGAGCCCTGATCGTTTGATGGCTTCTTTACATCG GGAAGTGATCATGCGTAAACCTGAATTGTTTAAGATGGCTTGCCTACGTGatatccaacgcctcttcgGAGAATCTGCACGCAACCCTTTCTATGCAGGCTTCGGGAATAGAATTACTGATGCCCTGTCTTACCGAAGTGTCAATGTTCCCAGTGCCAGAATATTCACCATCGATAGCAGTGGGGAAGTGAAGATGGAGCTTTTGGAATTAGCTGGTTACAAATCTTC ATATATTCATATGACGGACCTTGTAGATCAGATGTTCCCGCCGATCCATCGAAAGTGGACTCCTGAATATACAGATTTCAACTATTGGAAAACTCCTGTCCAAGATTTCCCACTCCCAGACATGTCTCCCCCGTCTCCTGCCCTTAGCGCACGCTCTGATACCTCCAATCAAAGCGCTTTAGCAAGACTACGAAATTTCAGTCTGGGAGCAAACAATAACCCACGACCATATGCCACTGACAGTCAGCCATTGTCTAGTGGTGACGGTTACCGTAGCTCGCATCTGCGACAAATGTCGTCTTTCGAGAAGCTAAGCTCGACTTTGGGATTCATGACGCGGGTCAACGGTGATCCATATCGTCGCAGTGCAAGTCCTgaatcgtcatcttcatatATTGAATCggatgacgaagacgatgaaggaGAGCTGGGCGTTGATGGTCAGAGACGAAAAAGAaataggaggaggagcatgACCAGTATGCCTGGAACACTGGATGAAAGTCACTTCGGTATGGATGAGGACGACGGAGAAGAGGGTGAGCAACATGTAGGTcacgaagatgacgacgatgagggTGCATACGAGGGTGAAGAGAACCCAGAAGAGGAGGCAGAAGAAGcatttgatgatgatttaCTTGCTGCTGGTGAAATGCAAAATGTGCCATTTTTGTAA